Below is a genomic region from Candidatus Angelobacter sp..
GCTTTGTAGGCGACTCGCGGGGGAACGTTGAACTCGGCGATCTGGGGCGGGCCGAAATCGGTGATTGCGATATCGTGGCGGCCCTCGACGTCCCGAAGGAAATTGATCACCCAGCGATAAAGGTCGCCATCGGCCATATTTTTTTCGAGGTCGCCAAGCTCGCGCCTGCCGGATTCGGCTTCCTGTCGGAACTGCTGCTCCTTGGCAATGCCCGCCTTGACCAGGTTCAATTGTGACCGGGCGTTGGCGATCTTGTCGGACTGATCAGCCAGTTGCGCCTGCAAGGCGCCGATCAAGCTGAACCAGAGCAGCGCAGCCACGGCCAGCGTTCCGATGGCTGTAAGGATGATCTGATTGCGCTGTTCTGTGCTCAGCTTATTCATCTTTGAAAACACGGTCCGAAAAAATACATTCGATGGTGAACAGTTGAAAAGCGCGGTTTGGATCGGCAGGATCGACCTGTCGTGGTTGGAGGTCCCTCAACAGTACCGGGTCGGTGCGGCGAAGGTTTTGCTTGAAGTGCGGGTGGCTGGCGATGGTTTCGACAAGCTTGTCGATGGCTTTGGAATCAGCGTAGTTTTTCCCCTGAATCACAAGCAAGGTTTTCTCCGTCGCGCTGGCGGGTTTTCCGGGCGTTAGTGTGACTCCATTTTCGACAACCGCCTTGACGCCAGGATCATTGACCATCGTTTGCTCAATCCGAAGATTGTGGAACTGGATGTTCGGTACGGTTGTGAATTGGAGCGCACTCAAGGTAGGAGCGAAAAAAAATCGTCTGGCCGCCTGCCGCTTCAGCGCGCTCAGAGATCGCATTGTGTCGCCGGAGAGTTTTGCGGCGGCAATCGCCTGGCCGGAATTCATTTGCAAGGCCTGTTGTTCGGCTCCCAGACGTGCCAGTTCGGCGGTTCCGCGCTGCAACCTTAGGCCCAGGACGGCGGCCCACATCATAATCAGGATCAACACCGCGGCCGCGGCCCAACGCGCGCGCCGCACCGGGTCGCGGCGGCGCATCTCGGCAGCTTCCTGTGCTTCCGCGAGCAGGTTGATTTTGATCGGATCAGATTGCAGGCTGCCGAGTCCCAATCCGATGGCGACTGCCAACTGCGGACCTTCATATTCCACCTCATTCTTTTGCCGTGCTGGCAGCTCCAACCCACGGCATTTCGCCGGGGTCCAGGCCTCGCACGGGATTTCCAAAGCTGTTTCCAAGCCCTGTAGAATGAACTGGGAGCGAGCCGCGCCACCTGACACCACGATTTCAGTCACCTTCGCGTCCGATTGCGTTTCAAAAAAATCGATGGAAGCCGTCAATTCCCGGGTGAGCACGGAAATCAGCCCCTGTACTCTCGTTTGAAACTCGTCCATTTTACCCGCGGCCAGATCAGCCGCGCCTGTCTTGCCAAAAAAATCGGCCAGCTTGCCGGCCCCGACATTCACCGTGCGAGTAAGGGAGAA
It encodes:
- the pilM gene encoding pilus assembly protein PilM, with the translated sequence MAIDFGYQITKAVYLKRTASGFSLAKYVFVETPIYEKIPSQELLTDHLKSVSAALDAPVKNLVIAIGASETLLCHAELPATNASDLRKMVKLSPKTYLQQDLPDFLFDCHMKMPASDPGNANTARMKRKTKVLVGGAKRRLVENLQEAASDAGFIVEEITLNQLGVVNAVRALPADSHAEVVAALDIGSNNSTIAILMNGEFSLTRTVNVGAGKLADFFGKTGAADLAAGKMDEFQTRVQGLISVLTRELTASIDFFETQSDAKVTEIVVSGGAARSQFILQGLETALEIPCEAWTPAKCRGLELPARQKNEVEYEGPQLAVAIGLGLGSLQSDPIKINLLAEAQEAAEMRRRDPVRRARWAAAAVLILIMMWAAVLGLRLQRGTAELARLGAEQQALQMNSGQAIAAAKLSGDTMRSLSALKRQAARRFFFAPTLSALQFTTVPNIQFHNLRIEQTMVNDPGVKAVVENGVTLTPGKPASATEKTLLVIQGKNYADSKAIDKLVETIASHPHFKQNLRRTDPVLLRDLQPRQVDPADPNRAFQLFTIECIFSDRVFKDE